A part of Rhodamnia argentea isolate NSW1041297 chromosome 8, ASM2092103v1, whole genome shotgun sequence genomic DNA contains:
- the LOC115736589 gene encoding probable polyamine transporter At3g13620 isoform X3: MEPEIQRQTPVTSPEKSPPGPAPAAGTRKTLTLIPLIFLIYFEVAGGPYGEEPAVQAAGPLLALVGFLVFPFIWSIPEALVTAELSTALPGNGGFVLWAERAFGPLFGSLMGTWKFLSGVINVAAFPVLCIDYVKKLFPVFESGWPRNVAIAVSTLMLSFLNYTGLTIVGYTAVVLGIVSLMPFLVMSSIAIPKIRPHRWLSLGQKGVKKDWNLYFNTLFWNLNFWDNVSTMAGEVDRPQKTFPVALLVAVVFTCVAYLIPLFAVTGSVLVDQSQWETGFMADAAEIIAGKWLKVWLEIGAVLSAIGLFEAQLSSSAFQLLGMADLGMLPRVFAARSKWFDTPWLGILLSTAICLGFSYMNFTSIISSANFLYSLGMLLEFASFLWLRRKMPALKRPYRVPLSLPWLAVLSLVPCGFLVVIMVYATKVVYLVSGLMTVGGIGWFFLMRFCKSRKILKFSNGDIGEVHEEDCLGK; this comes from the exons ATGGAACCCGAGATCCAGCGGCAGACCCCTGTAACGTCGCCGGAGAAGTCCCCTCCCGG ACCAGCGCCGGCGGCGGGCACCCGGAAGACGCTGACCCTCATCCCCCTCATCTTCCTCATCTACTTCGAGGTCGCCGGCGGCCCGTACGGGGAGGAGCCGGCGGTCCAGGCGGCCGGGCCGCTGCTGGCCCTGGTCGGGTTCCTGGTCTTCCCGTTCATCTGGAGCATCCCGGAGGCCCTCGTGACGGCCGAGCTCTCCACGGCGCTCCCCGGCAACGGGGGGTTCGTGCTGTGGGCGGAGCGGGCGTTCGGGCCCCTCTTCGGCTCCCTGATGGGGACGTGGAAGTTCCTGAGCGGCGTGATCAACGTGGCCGCCTTCCCGGTCCTCTGCATAGACTACGTCAAGAAGCTGTTCCCGGTCTTCGAGTCCGGGTGGCCGCGGAACGTCGCAATCGCGGTATCCACACTGATGCTGTCCTTCCTGAATTACACCGGCCTGACGATCGTGGGCTACACCGCCGTCGTGTTGGGCATTGTTTCTCTGATGCCCTTCCTCGTCATGTCTTCAATCGCGATCCCAAAGATTCGGCCTCACAG ATGGCTTAGCTTGGGACAGAAGGGAGTGAAGAAAGATTGGAACTTGTACTTCAACACCCTCTTCTGGAACCTCAACTTCTGGGACAATGTCAGCACCATGGCAGGGGAAGTCGACAGGCCGCAGAAGACCTTCCCTGTGGCCCTCCTAGTGGCCGTGGTCTTCACCTGCGTGGCCTACCTGATCCCGCTCTTCGCCGTGACCGGCTCCGTCTTGGTGGACCAGAGCCAGTGGGAGACCGGGTTCATGGCTGACGCGGCAGAGATCATTGCCGGGAAGTGGCTCAAGGTATGGCTCGAGATCGGGGCGGTCCTGTCGGCGATCGGGCTCTTCGAGGCCCAGCTCAGCAGCAGCGCGTTCCAGCTCCTGGGCATGGCGGATTTGGGGATGCTGCCAAGGGTCTTCGCGGCCCGGTCCAAATGGTTCGACACCCCCTGGTTGGGGATCCTGTTGTCCACGGCCATCTGCCTTGGGTTCTCCTACATGAACTTCACCTCGATCATATCTTCGGCCAACTTCCTGTACAGCCTGGGGATGCTGCTGGAGTTTGCGTCCTTCCTATGGCTGCGGAGGAAGATGCCGGCGCTGAAGAGGCCGTACCGGGTCCCTCTAAGCCTGCCGTGGCTGGCGGTGCTGAGCCTGGTGCCGTGCGGGTTCTTGGTGGTGATCATGGTGTATGCCACAAAGGTTGTGTACTTGGTGAGCGGGCTCATGACTGTGGGCGGGATCGGGTGGTTCTTCCTGATGAGGTTCTGCAAGTCCAGGAAGATACTCAAGTTCAGCAATGGTGACATTGGTGAGGTTCATGAAGAGGATTG TCTGGGTAAATAG
- the LOC115736589 gene encoding probable polyamine transporter At3g13620 isoform X1 — MEPEIQRQTPVTSPEKSPPGPDAAAVLPVDARPAPAAGTRKTLTLIPLIFLIYFEVAGGPYGEEPAVQAAGPLLALVGFLVFPFIWSIPEALVTAELSTALPGNGGFVLWAERAFGPLFGSLMGTWKFLSGVINVAAFPVLCIDYVKKLFPVFESGWPRNVAIAVSTLMLSFLNYTGLTIVGYTAVVLGIVSLMPFLVMSSIAIPKIRPHRWLSLGQKGVKKDWNLYFNTLFWNLNFWDNVSTMAGEVDRPQKTFPVALLVAVVFTCVAYLIPLFAVTGSVLVDQSQWETGFMADAAEIIAGKWLKVWLEIGAVLSAIGLFEAQLSSSAFQLLGMADLGMLPRVFAARSKWFDTPWLGILLSTAICLGFSYMNFTSIISSANFLYSLGMLLEFASFLWLRRKMPALKRPYRVPLSLPWLAVLSLVPCGFLVVIMVYATKVVYLVSGLMTVGGIGWFFLMRFCKSRKILKFSNGDIGEVHEEDCLGK, encoded by the exons ATGGAACCCGAGATCCAGCGGCAGACCCCTGTAACGTCGCCGGAGAAGTCCCCTCCCGGGCCGGACGCCGCCGCGGTTCTCCCCGTCGACGCCAGACCAGCGCCGGCGGCGGGCACCCGGAAGACGCTGACCCTCATCCCCCTCATCTTCCTCATCTACTTCGAGGTCGCCGGCGGCCCGTACGGGGAGGAGCCGGCGGTCCAGGCGGCCGGGCCGCTGCTGGCCCTGGTCGGGTTCCTGGTCTTCCCGTTCATCTGGAGCATCCCGGAGGCCCTCGTGACGGCCGAGCTCTCCACGGCGCTCCCCGGCAACGGGGGGTTCGTGCTGTGGGCGGAGCGGGCGTTCGGGCCCCTCTTCGGCTCCCTGATGGGGACGTGGAAGTTCCTGAGCGGCGTGATCAACGTGGCCGCCTTCCCGGTCCTCTGCATAGACTACGTCAAGAAGCTGTTCCCGGTCTTCGAGTCCGGGTGGCCGCGGAACGTCGCAATCGCGGTATCCACACTGATGCTGTCCTTCCTGAATTACACCGGCCTGACGATCGTGGGCTACACCGCCGTCGTGTTGGGCATTGTTTCTCTGATGCCCTTCCTCGTCATGTCTTCAATCGCGATCCCAAAGATTCGGCCTCACAG ATGGCTTAGCTTGGGACAGAAGGGAGTGAAGAAAGATTGGAACTTGTACTTCAACACCCTCTTCTGGAACCTCAACTTCTGGGACAATGTCAGCACCATGGCAGGGGAAGTCGACAGGCCGCAGAAGACCTTCCCTGTGGCCCTCCTAGTGGCCGTGGTCTTCACCTGCGTGGCCTACCTGATCCCGCTCTTCGCCGTGACCGGCTCCGTCTTGGTGGACCAGAGCCAGTGGGAGACCGGGTTCATGGCTGACGCGGCAGAGATCATTGCCGGGAAGTGGCTCAAGGTATGGCTCGAGATCGGGGCGGTCCTGTCGGCGATCGGGCTCTTCGAGGCCCAGCTCAGCAGCAGCGCGTTCCAGCTCCTGGGCATGGCGGATTTGGGGATGCTGCCAAGGGTCTTCGCGGCCCGGTCCAAATGGTTCGACACCCCCTGGTTGGGGATCCTGTTGTCCACGGCCATCTGCCTTGGGTTCTCCTACATGAACTTCACCTCGATCATATCTTCGGCCAACTTCCTGTACAGCCTGGGGATGCTGCTGGAGTTTGCGTCCTTCCTATGGCTGCGGAGGAAGATGCCGGCGCTGAAGAGGCCGTACCGGGTCCCTCTAAGCCTGCCGTGGCTGGCGGTGCTGAGCCTGGTGCCGTGCGGGTTCTTGGTGGTGATCATGGTGTATGCCACAAAGGTTGTGTACTTGGTGAGCGGGCTCATGACTGTGGGCGGGATCGGGTGGTTCTTCCTGATGAGGTTCTGCAAGTCCAGGAAGATACTCAAGTTCAGCAATGGTGACATTGGTGAGGTTCATGAAGAGGATTG TCTGGGTAAATAG
- the LOC115736589 gene encoding probable polyamine transporter At3g13620 isoform X2: protein MEPEIQRQTPVTSPEKSPPGPDAAAVLPVDARPAPAAGTRKTLTLIPLIFLIYFEVAGGPYGEEPAVQAAGPLLALVGFLVFPFIWSIPEALVTAELSTALPGNGGFVLWAERAFGPLFGSLMGTWKFLSGVINVAAFPVLCIDYVKKLFPVFESGWPRNVAIAVSTLMLSFLNYTGLTIVGYTAVVLGIVSLMPFLVMSSIAIPKIRPHRWLSLGQKGVKKDWNLYFNTLFWNLNFWDNVSTMAGEVDRPQKTFPVALLVAVVFTCVAYLIPLFAVTGSVLVDQSQWETGFMADAAEIIAGKWLKVWLEIGAVLSAIGLFEAQLSSSAFQLLGMADLGMLPRVFAARSKWFDTPWLGILLSTAICLGFSYMNFTSIISSANFLYSLGMLLEFASFLWLRRKMPALKRPYRVPLSLPWLAVLSLVPCGFLVVIMVYATKVVYLVSGLMTVGGIGWFFLMRFCKSRKILKFSNGDIGEVHEED from the exons ATGGAACCCGAGATCCAGCGGCAGACCCCTGTAACGTCGCCGGAGAAGTCCCCTCCCGGGCCGGACGCCGCCGCGGTTCTCCCCGTCGACGCCAGACCAGCGCCGGCGGCGGGCACCCGGAAGACGCTGACCCTCATCCCCCTCATCTTCCTCATCTACTTCGAGGTCGCCGGCGGCCCGTACGGGGAGGAGCCGGCGGTCCAGGCGGCCGGGCCGCTGCTGGCCCTGGTCGGGTTCCTGGTCTTCCCGTTCATCTGGAGCATCCCGGAGGCCCTCGTGACGGCCGAGCTCTCCACGGCGCTCCCCGGCAACGGGGGGTTCGTGCTGTGGGCGGAGCGGGCGTTCGGGCCCCTCTTCGGCTCCCTGATGGGGACGTGGAAGTTCCTGAGCGGCGTGATCAACGTGGCCGCCTTCCCGGTCCTCTGCATAGACTACGTCAAGAAGCTGTTCCCGGTCTTCGAGTCCGGGTGGCCGCGGAACGTCGCAATCGCGGTATCCACACTGATGCTGTCCTTCCTGAATTACACCGGCCTGACGATCGTGGGCTACACCGCCGTCGTGTTGGGCATTGTTTCTCTGATGCCCTTCCTCGTCATGTCTTCAATCGCGATCCCAAAGATTCGGCCTCACAG ATGGCTTAGCTTGGGACAGAAGGGAGTGAAGAAAGATTGGAACTTGTACTTCAACACCCTCTTCTGGAACCTCAACTTCTGGGACAATGTCAGCACCATGGCAGGGGAAGTCGACAGGCCGCAGAAGACCTTCCCTGTGGCCCTCCTAGTGGCCGTGGTCTTCACCTGCGTGGCCTACCTGATCCCGCTCTTCGCCGTGACCGGCTCCGTCTTGGTGGACCAGAGCCAGTGGGAGACCGGGTTCATGGCTGACGCGGCAGAGATCATTGCCGGGAAGTGGCTCAAGGTATGGCTCGAGATCGGGGCGGTCCTGTCGGCGATCGGGCTCTTCGAGGCCCAGCTCAGCAGCAGCGCGTTCCAGCTCCTGGGCATGGCGGATTTGGGGATGCTGCCAAGGGTCTTCGCGGCCCGGTCCAAATGGTTCGACACCCCCTGGTTGGGGATCCTGTTGTCCACGGCCATCTGCCTTGGGTTCTCCTACATGAACTTCACCTCGATCATATCTTCGGCCAACTTCCTGTACAGCCTGGGGATGCTGCTGGAGTTTGCGTCCTTCCTATGGCTGCGGAGGAAGATGCCGGCGCTGAAGAGGCCGTACCGGGTCCCTCTAAGCCTGCCGTGGCTGGCGGTGCTGAGCCTGGTGCCGTGCGGGTTCTTGGTGGTGATCATGGTGTATGCCACAAAGGTTGTGTACTTGGTGAGCGGGCTCATGACTGTGGGCGGGATCGGGTGGTTCTTCCTGATGAGGTTCTGCAAGTCCAGGAAGATACTCAAGTTCAGCAATGGTGACATTGGTGAGGTTCATGAAGAGGATTGA
- the LOC115736591 gene encoding uncharacterized protein LOC115736591 yields MENLPSLSTPLSLSLSLSPRKMAAMEMVSPRNAFGAVHGCSGRAGIRISPTTVPLRCRSGCCGGYGAVRCKLSKFQDFQDYAKPSRLFPTTEIKFCSGHPEEEKMIFGDVGNSQSLYKIKLHTSRMYGSGLTDVNAGILLCLIDEHGHSLLQRLSATPMTDLSVERQEKVDHDILHFQRASVDEFTFKGPKLGGLQALWISLESGQWRLGGVTLSIIHARQPSLEEHTAEETQYGGYQYDFQAEDILIGEGSDSSMIELRPSLVKELSGEPFTLLSNRTRESTFPSPKMSNEESMQEYADLKLSLLLYDAILVSVGTAVASVSASEKAALAFLTGGLGGFVYLLILQRSVDELPTPATISRNSVDQVFRQLKGPITTLALAAAVVFGVLKYSAGQVPVALTSEELIAGMIGFIACKVAVVLAAFKPMTFILKRND; encoded by the exons ATGGAAAATCTCCCGTCTCTTTCcaccccactctctctctctctctctctctctcccagaaAGATGGCAGCAATGGAGATGGTTTCGCCAAGAAACGCTTTTGGTGCAGTACATGGTTGCAGTGGCCGTGCTGGCATCAGAATTAGCCCGACCACCGTGCCGCTTCGTTGCCGAAGCGGTTGCTGCGGCGGTTATGGTGCTGTACGCTGCAAGCTATCCAAATTTCAAG ATTTTCAGGACTATGCAAAACCTTCGCGTCTTTTTCCAACCACAGAGATTAAGTTCTGCTCAGGACAcccagaagaagagaaaatgattttcggcGATGTTGGCAATTCTCAATCCTTGTACAAGATTAAGCTACATACGAGCAGGATGTATGGTTCAGGTTTAACTGATGTCAATGCTGGAATTCTGCTCTGCTTGATCGATGAACATGGACATTCGTTATTACAAAGGCTATCTGCAACTCCAATGACTGATCTTTCAGTGGAACGGCAAGAGAAAGTTGATCATGAcattcttcattttcaaagaGCTTCTGTTGATGAATTCACTTTTAAAGGACCCAAGCTTGGAGGACTTCAAGCTCTCTGGATTAGTCTTGAATCAG GCCAATGGAGATTAGGTGGTGTCACTCTGTCTATTATTCATGCACGTCAACCATCATTGGAGGAGCACACTGCAGAAGAAACACAGTATGGGGGTTACCAGTATGATTTTCAAGCTGAGGATATTTTAATTGGGGAGGGAAGTGATAGTTCCATGATCGAACTTAGACCTTCCCTTGTCAAGGAATTGTCTGGAGAACCCTTCACCTTGTTGAGCAATAGAACGCGGGAATCAACTTTTCCTAGTCCTAAAATGTCCAATGAGGAAAGCATGCAGGAATATGCAGATCTAAAGCTTTCCTTGTTACTCTACGATGCTATACTGGTCTCTGTCGGCACAGCAGTTGCGTCTGTTTCAGCGAGTGAGAAAGCTGCTCTGGCATTCTTAACTGGTGGGCTTGGAGGATTTGTCTATCTGCTGATATTGCAAAGATCTGTAGATGAATTGCCCACTCCGGCAACAATCTCCAGGAACTCTGTTGATCAAGTGTTTCGTCAGTTGAAGGGTCCAATAACAACTCTGGCATTGGCAGCAGCTGTTGTATTTGGAGTACTCAAGTACAGCGCAGGTCAGGTTCCTGTGGCATTAACGTCCGAAGAGCTCATTGCAGGGATGATTGGATTTATCGCGTGTAAAGTCGCAGTGGTGTTGGCTGCATTTAAGCCCATGACATTCATTTTGAAGCGGAACGACTGA
- the LOC115736592 gene encoding serine/threonine-protein phosphatase PP2A-2 catalytic subunit-like, whose protein sequence is MSSDSLSSSSHGGVDDHICQLMQCRPLSEQQVRVLCEKAKEILMEEDNVQPVKSPVTICGDIHGQFHDLAELFRVGGKCPDTNYLFMGDYVDRGYYSVETVTLLVALKVRYPQRITILRGNHESRQITQVYGFYDECLRKYGNANVWKIFTDLFDYLPLTALVESEIFCLHGGLSPSIETLDNIRNFDRVQEVPHEGPMCDLLWSDPDDRCGWGISPRGAGYTFGQDVSEQFNHTNNLKLIARAHQLVMEGYNWGHDQKVVTIFSAPNYCYRCGNMASILEVDDSKGHTFIQFEPAPKRGEPDITRRMPDYFL, encoded by the exons ATGAGCTCGGATTCACTCTCTTCCAGCTCGCATGGCGGCGTCGACGACCACATTTGTCAGCTTATGCAGTGCAGGCCGTTGTCCGAACAACAG GTTAGAGTGCTATGTGAGAAGGCTAAGGAGATCCTAATGGAAGAAGATAATGTCCAG CCTGTAAAAAGCCCTGTTACAATATGTGGTGATATTCACGGACAATTCCATGATCTGGCTGAGCTTTTCCGCGTTGGAGGGAAG TGCCCAGATACCAATTACTTGTTCATGGGAGATTATGTTGATCGTGGATATTATTCAGTTGAAACTGTTACA CTCTTGGTGGCACTGAAAGTGCGTTATCCTCAGCGGATTACAATTCTTAGAGGAAACCATGAAAGCCGCCAG ATAACTCAAGTTTATGGGTTTTATGATGAATGCCTGCGAAA GTATGGTAATGCTAACGTTTGGAAGATATTCACTGATCTTTTTGACTATTTGCCACTGACGGCCCTG GTTGAATCAGAAATATTTTGTCTGCATGGCGGGTTGTCCCCATCCATTGAAACCCTTGACAATATACGTAATTTTGACCGTGTTCAAGAAGTTCCTCATGAGGGCCCTATGTGTGATCTCCTATGGTCTGACCCTGATGATCGCTGTGGTTGGGGTATCTCACCCAGAGGTGCTGGTTATACCTTCGGTCAG GACGTATCTGAGCAGTTTAACCATACAAATAATTTGAAGCTGATTGCTAGAGCTCATCAGTTGGTTATGGAAGGATATAACTGGGGTCAT GATCAAAAAGTCGTTACAATATTCAGTGCACCTAACTACTGTTATCGCTGTGGTAACATGGCATCCATCCTGGAAGTCGATGATTCCAAAGGCCACACATTCattcag TTTGAGCCAGCTCCAAAGAGGGGAGAGCCAGATATAACTCGCAGAATGCCGGATTATTTCCTTTGA